One genomic window of Monodelphis domestica isolate mMonDom1 chromosome 1, mMonDom1.pri, whole genome shotgun sequence includes the following:
- the LOC103106290 gene encoding olfactory receptor-like protein DTMT: MQQVHNEKGNQTIVSEFLLLGLPIQPELKAPCYVLFLAMYLTTVLGNMLIILLIHVDSHLHTPMYLFLSNLSFSDICFSSVTIPKLLVNMQSEKPAIPYPGCLAQMYFFLFFADLESFLLVAMAYDRYVAICYPLHYTIIMSPKLCSFLVVLSWVLTTFHALLHTLLMSRLSFCANNIIPHFFCDMSALLKLACSDTRPNELVIFVMGGLILVVPFLLIITSYAHIISSILKVPSVRGIRKAFSTCGSHLSVVSLFYGTVIGLYLCPSTNNSTVKETVMSIMYTVVTPMLNPFIYSLRNQDMKGAFRKLLAGRKLPFP, from the coding sequence atGCAGCAAGTTCATAATGAAAAGGGGAACCAAACCATTGTCTCTGAATTCCTTCTCCTGGGCCTGCCTATCCAACCAGAGCTGAAAGCTCCTTGCTATGTCCTCTTCCTGGCTATGTACCTCACTACAGTCCTTGGAAACATGCTCATTATCCTCTTGATCCATGTGGACTCCCACCTGCACACACCCATGTATCTATTCCTCAGCAACCTCTCCTTCTCTGATATATGCTTCTCTTCTGTGACCATCCCCAAACTACTGGTAAACATGCAGAGTGAGAAACCAGCTATTCCCTATCCTGGCTGCCTGGCTCagatgtatttctttcttttttttgcagaCCTAGAGAGCTTTCTGCTGGTGGCCATGGCCTATGACCGCTATGTGGCCATTTGCTACCCATTGCACTACACTATCATTATGAGTCCTAAACTATGTAGCTTTCTTGTAGTGCTCTCCTGGGTCCTGACTACCTTCCATGCCCTACTGCACACCCTTCTTATGTCCCGATTATCTTTCTGTGCCAACAACATTATCCCCCACTTCTTCTGTGACATGTCTGCCCTGCTGAAACTGGCCTGCTCAGACACCAGGCCAAACGAGTTGGTAATCTTTGTCATGGGAGGGTTGATTCTTGTTGTGCCATTCCTGCTAATTATCACATCTTATGCTCACATCATCTCTTCTATCCTCAAGGTACCCTCCGTGAGGGGCATCCGGAAAGCCTTCTCTACCTGTGGTTCTCACCTCTCAGTGGTTTCTCTCTTTTATGGGACAGTCATTGGCCTCTACTTATGCCCTTCAACCAACAACTCCACAGTCAAGGAGACAGTCATGTCAATCATGTACACTGTGGTAACTCCAATGCTGAACCCCTTCATCTATAGCCTGAGGAATCAAGACATGAAAGGGGCCTTCAGGAAGCTCTTGGCAGGAAGAAAACTTCCCTTCCCCTGA